One Neovison vison isolate M4711 chromosome 2, ASM_NN_V1, whole genome shotgun sequence genomic window carries:
- the FGF8 gene encoding fibroblast growth factor 8 isoform X3, protein MGSPRSALSCLLLHLLVLCLQAQVTVQSSPNFTQHVREQSLVTDQLSRRLIRTYQLYSRTSGKHVQVLANKRINAMAEDGDPFAKLIVETDTFGSRVRVRGAETGLYICMNKKGKLIAKSNGKGKDCVFTEIVLENNYTALQNAKYEGWYMAFTRKGRPRKGSKTRQHQREVHFMKRLPRGHHTTEQSLRFEFLNYPPFTRSLRGSQRTWAPEPR, encoded by the exons ATGGGCAGCCCCCGCTCGGCGCTGAGCTGCCT GCTGTTGCACTTGCTGGTTCTCTGCCTCCAAGCCCAG GTAACTGTTCAGTCCTCACCTAATTTTACACAGCATGTGAGGGAGCAGAGCCTGGTGACGGATCAGCTCAGCCGCCGCCTCATCCGGACCTACCAGCTCTACAGCCGCACCAGCGGGAAGCACGTGCAGGTCCTGGCCAACAAGCGCATCAACGCCATGGCAGAAGACGGGGACCCCTTCG CAAAGCTCATTGTGGAGACAGATACCTTTGGGAGCCGGGTTCGAGTCCGAGGAGCTGAGACCGGTCTTTACATCTGCATGAATAAAAAGGGGAAGCTCATTGCCAAG AGCAACGGCAAGGGCAAGGACTGCGTGTTCACCGAGATCGTGCTGGAGAACAACTACACGGCCCTGCAGAACGCCAAGTACGAAGGCTGGTACATGGCCTTCACCCGCAAGGGCCGGCCCCGCAAGGGCTCCAAGACGCGGCAGCACCAGCGCGAGGTGCACTTCATGAAGCGGCTGCCCCGCGGCCACCACACCACGGAGCAGAGTCTGCGCTTCGAGTTCCTCAACTACCCGCCCTTCACGCGCAGCCTGCGCGGCAGCCAGAGGACTTGGGCCCCCGAGCCCCGGTAG
- the FGF8 gene encoding fibroblast growth factor 8 isoform X4, with protein sequence MGSPRSALSCLLLHLLVLCLQAQHVREQSLVTDQLSRRLIRTYQLYSRTSGKHVQVLANKRINAMAEDGDPFAKLIVETDTFGSRVRVRGAETGLYICMNKKGKLIAKSNGKGKDCVFTEIVLENNYTALQNAKYEGWYMAFTRKGRPRKGSKTRQHQREVHFMKRLPRGHHTTEQSLRFEFLNYPPFTRSLRGSQRTWAPEPR encoded by the exons ATGGGCAGCCCCCGCTCGGCGCTGAGCTGCCT GCTGTTGCACTTGCTGGTTCTCTGCCTCCAAGCCCAG CATGTGAGGGAGCAGAGCCTGGTGACGGATCAGCTCAGCCGCCGCCTCATCCGGACCTACCAGCTCTACAGCCGCACCAGCGGGAAGCACGTGCAGGTCCTGGCCAACAAGCGCATCAACGCCATGGCAGAAGACGGGGACCCCTTCG CAAAGCTCATTGTGGAGACAGATACCTTTGGGAGCCGGGTTCGAGTCCGAGGAGCTGAGACCGGTCTTTACATCTGCATGAATAAAAAGGGGAAGCTCATTGCCAAG AGCAACGGCAAGGGCAAGGACTGCGTGTTCACCGAGATCGTGCTGGAGAACAACTACACGGCCCTGCAGAACGCCAAGTACGAAGGCTGGTACATGGCCTTCACCCGCAAGGGCCGGCCCCGCAAGGGCTCCAAGACGCGGCAGCACCAGCGCGAGGTGCACTTCATGAAGCGGCTGCCCCGCGGCCACCACACCACGGAGCAGAGTCTGCGCTTCGAGTTCCTCAACTACCCGCCCTTCACGCGCAGCCTGCGCGGCAGCCAGAGGACTTGGGCCCCCGAGCCCCGGTAG
- the FGF8 gene encoding fibroblast growth factor 8 isoform X2 — protein sequence MGSPRSALSCLLLHLLVLCLQAQEGVGRGRGAAALGRELASLIGAGRESQGVSQQHVREQSLVTDQLSRRLIRTYQLYSRTSGKHVQVLANKRINAMAEDGDPFAKLIVETDTFGSRVRVRGAETGLYICMNKKGKLIAKSNGKGKDCVFTEIVLENNYTALQNAKYEGWYMAFTRKGRPRKGSKTRQHQREVHFMKRLPRGHHTTEQSLRFEFLNYPPFTRSLRGSQRTWAPEPR from the exons ATGGGCAGCCCCCGCTCGGCGCTGAGCTGCCT GCTGTTGCACTTGCTGGTTCTCTGCCTCCAAGCCCAG GAAGGCGTAGGGAGGGGGCGAGGGGCGGCGGCTCTGGGCAGAGAACTTGCTTCCCTGATCGGAGCTGGCCGGGAGTCCCAGGGTGTTTCCCAACAG CATGTGAGGGAGCAGAGCCTGGTGACGGATCAGCTCAGCCGCCGCCTCATCCGGACCTACCAGCTCTACAGCCGCACCAGCGGGAAGCACGTGCAGGTCCTGGCCAACAAGCGCATCAACGCCATGGCAGAAGACGGGGACCCCTTCG CAAAGCTCATTGTGGAGACAGATACCTTTGGGAGCCGGGTTCGAGTCCGAGGAGCTGAGACCGGTCTTTACATCTGCATGAATAAAAAGGGGAAGCTCATTGCCAAG AGCAACGGCAAGGGCAAGGACTGCGTGTTCACCGAGATCGTGCTGGAGAACAACTACACGGCCCTGCAGAACGCCAAGTACGAAGGCTGGTACATGGCCTTCACCCGCAAGGGCCGGCCCCGCAAGGGCTCCAAGACGCGGCAGCACCAGCGCGAGGTGCACTTCATGAAGCGGCTGCCCCGCGGCCACCACACCACGGAGCAGAGTCTGCGCTTCGAGTTCCTCAACTACCCGCCCTTCACGCGCAGCCTGCGCGGCAGCCAGAGGACTTGGGCCCCCGAGCCCCGGTAG
- the FGF8 gene encoding fibroblast growth factor 8 isoform X1 gives MGSPRSALSCLLLHLLVLCLQAQEGVGRGRGAAALGRELASLIGAGRESQGVSQQVTVQSSPNFTQHVREQSLVTDQLSRRLIRTYQLYSRTSGKHVQVLANKRINAMAEDGDPFAKLIVETDTFGSRVRVRGAETGLYICMNKKGKLIAKSNGKGKDCVFTEIVLENNYTALQNAKYEGWYMAFTRKGRPRKGSKTRQHQREVHFMKRLPRGHHTTEQSLRFEFLNYPPFTRSLRGSQRTWAPEPR, from the exons ATGGGCAGCCCCCGCTCGGCGCTGAGCTGCCT GCTGTTGCACTTGCTGGTTCTCTGCCTCCAAGCCCAG GAAGGCGTAGGGAGGGGGCGAGGGGCGGCGGCTCTGGGCAGAGAACTTGCTTCCCTGATCGGAGCTGGCCGGGAGTCCCAGGGTGTTTCCCAACAG GTAACTGTTCAGTCCTCACCTAATTTTACACAGCATGTGAGGGAGCAGAGCCTGGTGACGGATCAGCTCAGCCGCCGCCTCATCCGGACCTACCAGCTCTACAGCCGCACCAGCGGGAAGCACGTGCAGGTCCTGGCCAACAAGCGCATCAACGCCATGGCAGAAGACGGGGACCCCTTCG CAAAGCTCATTGTGGAGACAGATACCTTTGGGAGCCGGGTTCGAGTCCGAGGAGCTGAGACCGGTCTTTACATCTGCATGAATAAAAAGGGGAAGCTCATTGCCAAG AGCAACGGCAAGGGCAAGGACTGCGTGTTCACCGAGATCGTGCTGGAGAACAACTACACGGCCCTGCAGAACGCCAAGTACGAAGGCTGGTACATGGCCTTCACCCGCAAGGGCCGGCCCCGCAAGGGCTCCAAGACGCGGCAGCACCAGCGCGAGGTGCACTTCATGAAGCGGCTGCCCCGCGGCCACCACACCACGGAGCAGAGTCTGCGCTTCGAGTTCCTCAACTACCCGCCCTTCACGCGCAGCCTGCGCGGCAGCCAGAGGACTTGGGCCCCCGAGCCCCGGTAG
- the NPM3 gene encoding LOW QUALITY PROTEIN: nucleoplasmin-3 (The sequence of the model RefSeq protein was modified relative to this genomic sequence to represent the inferred CDS: substituted 1 base at 1 genomic stop codon) yields MYLLVLVGPKEGLTTGPAGCPGQVAPRSVSQTPAVPLIGGAGTSGXSPALYVSGAEFPDSPCSMAAGTAAALAFLSQESRARTGGIGGLRVPAPVTMDSFFFGCELSGHTRSFTFKVEEEDDAEHVLALTMLCLTEGAKDECNVVEVVARNHDHQEIAVPVANLKLSCQPMLSLDDFQLQPPVTFRLKSGSGPVRITGRHQIVTISNDVSEEEESEEEGSEEEEAELCSILPAKKQGGRP; encoded by the exons ATGTACCTCCTTGTCCTTGTAGGACCAAAGGAGGGTTTGACCACAGGCCCAGCGGGCTGCCCTGGACAGGTTGCACCTCGATCCGTCTCTCAAACACCTGCGGTTCCTTTAATAGGCGGGGCCGGAACCAGCGGCTAGTCCCCCGCTTTGTACGTGTCGGGGGCGGAGTTCCCAGACAGCCCTTGCAGCATGGCCGCCGGCACCGCTGCCGCTTTAGCGTTCCTGAGTCAGGAGAGCCGAGCCCGGACCGGGGGTATCGGGGGTCTGCGGGTCCCGGCTCCGGTCACCATGGACAGTTTTTTTTTCG GCTGTGAGCTCTCCGGCCACACCCGCTCTTTCACCTTCAAGGTAGAGGAAGAGGACGATGCGGAGCATGTGCTGGCTTTGACTATG ctctgcctcaCCGAGGGGGCCAAAGATGAGTGTAATGTGGTAGAAGTCGTGGCCAGGAATCATGACCACCAAGAGATTGCAGTCCCTGTGGCCAACCTCAAGTTGTCCTGCCAACCCATG CTGAGTTTGGATGACTTCCAGCTCCAACCACCTGTAACCTTCCGCCTGAAATCAGGTTCTGGCCCTGTGCGGATCACTGGGAGGCACCAGATTG TTACTATAAGCAATGACGTTTCTGAGGAAgaagagagtgaggaagaaggTAGTGAGGAGGAAGAAGCCGAGTTGTGCTCCATCCTGCCTGCCAAGAAGCAGGGGGGTAGGCCTTAG
- the OGA gene encoding protein O-GlcNAcase isoform X1, translating into MVQKESQAALEERESELNSNPAASAGASLEPPAAAAPGEDNPAGAGGAAVVGAAGGARRFLCGVVEGFYGRPWVMEQRKELFRRLQKWELNTYLYAPKDDYKHRMFWREMYSVEEAEQLMTLISAAREYEIEFIYAISPGLDITFSNPKEVSTLKRKLDQVSQFGCRSFALLFDDIDHNMCAADKEVFSSFAHAQVSITNEIYQYLGEPETFLFCPTEYCGTFCYPNVSQSPYLRTVGEKLLPGIEVLWTGPKVVSKEIPVESIEEVSKIIKRAPVIWDNIHANDYDQKRLFLGPYKGRSTELIPRLKGVLTNPNCEFEANYVAIHTLATWYKSNMNGVRKDVVMTDSEDSTVSIQIKLENEGSDEDIETDVLYSPQMALKLALTEWLQEFGVPHQYSSRQVAHSGAKASVVDGTPLVAAPSLNATTVVTTVYQEPIMSQGAALSGEPTALTKEEEKKQPDEEPMDMVVEKQEETDHKNDSQILTEIVEAKMAEELKPMDTDKESIAESKSPEMSMQEDCISDIAPMQTDEQTNKEQFVPGPNEKPLYTVEPVTLEDLQLLADLFYLPYEHGPKGAQMLREFQWLRANSSVVSVNCKGKDSEKIEEWRSRAAKFEEMCGLVMGMFTRLSNCANRTILYDMYSYVWDIKSIMSMVKSFVQWLGCRSHSSAQFLIGDQEPWAFRGGLAGEFQRLLPIDGANDLFFQPPPLTPTSKVYTIRPYFPKDEASVYKICREMYDDGVGLPFQSQPDLIGDKLVGGLLSLSLDYCFVLEDEDGICGYALGTVDVTPFIKKCKISWIPFMQEKYTKPNGDKELSEAEKIMLSFHEEQEVLPETFLANFPSLIKMDIHKKVTDPSVAKSMMACLLSSLKANGSRGAFCEVRPDDKRILEFYSKLGCFEIAKMEGFPKDVVILGRSL; encoded by the exons ATGGTGCAGAAGGAGAGCCAGGCGGCGCTGGAGGAGCGGGAGAGCGAGCTCAACTCCAACCCTGCCGCTTCCGCGGGGGCATCCTTGGAGCCGCCAGCAGCTGCGGCCCCTGGAGAAGACAACCCAGCCGGGGCCGGGGGAGCAGCGGTGGTCGGGGCGGCAGGAGGGGCTCGGAGGTTCCTATGTGGCGTCGTAGAAG GATTTTATGGAAGACCTTGGGTTATGGAACAGAGAAAAGAACTCTTTAGAAG GCTCCAGAAGTGGGAATTAAATACATACTTATATGCCCCAAAAGATGACTACAAACATAGGATGTTTTGGCGAGAGATGTATTCTGTGGAGGAAGCtg AGCAACTTATGACTCTCATCTCTGCTGCACGGGAATACGAGATAGAGTTCATCTATGCTATCTCACCTGGTTTGGATATTACCTTTTCTAACCCCAAGGAAGTATCTACATTGAAACGCAAACTGGACCAG GTTTCTCAGTTTGGGTGCAGGTCATTTGCCTTGCTTTTTGATGATATTGACCATAATATGTGTGCAGCAGACAAAGAGGTATTCAGTTCTTTTGCTCATGCCCAGGTCTCCATCACAAATGAAATTTATCAGTACTTAGGAGAGCCAGAAACTTTCCTCTTCTGTCCCACAG AATATTGTGGCACTTTCTGTTATCCAAATGTGTCTCAGTCTCCTTATTTAAGGACTGTGGGTGAAAAGCTTCTACCTGGAATTGAGGTGCTTTGGACAG GTCCTAAAGTTGTTTCTAAAGAAATTCCGGTGGAGTCCATTGAAGAGGTTTCTAAAATTATTAAGAGAGCTCCAGTAATCTGGGATAACATTCATGCTAATGATTATGATCAGAAGAGACTATTTCTGGGGCCATACAAGGGAAGATCCACAGAACTCATCCCACGTTTAAAAGGAGTCCTTACTAATCCAAATTGTGAATTTGAAGCTAACTATGTTGCCATCCACACCCTTGCCACCTGGTACAAATCAAACATGAATGGAGTGAGAAAAGATGTAGTGATGA cTGATAGTGAAGACAGTACTGTATCAATCCAAATAAAGCTAGAAAATGAAGGCAGTGATGAAGATATTGAAACTGATGTGCTCTATAGTCCACAGATGGCTCTAAAGTTAGCTTTAACAGAATGGTTGCAGGAGTTTGGTGTACCTCATCAGTATAGCA GTAGGCAAGTTGCACACAGTGGAGCTAAAGCAAGTGTAGTTGATGGGACACCCTTAGTTGCAGCGCCCTCTTTAAATGCCACAACTGTAGTTACAACAGTTTATCAGGAGCCCATTATGAGCCAGGGAGCAGCCTTGAGTGGTGAGCCTACAGCTCTgaccaaggaagaagaaaagaaacagccaGATGAGGAACCCATGGACATGGTAGtggaaaaacaagaagaaacagacCACAAGAATGACAGTCAAATACTAACTGAAATTGTTGAAGCTAAAATGGCTGAGGAATTGAAACCAATGGACACAGATAAAGAGAGCATAGCTGAatcaaaatccccagagatgtcTATGCAGGAAGATTGCATTAGTGATATTGCCCCTATGCAAACTGATGAACAGACAAACAAGGAGCAGTTTGTGCCAGGTCCAAATGAAAAGCCTTTGTACACTGTGGAACCAGTGACTTTGGAGGATTTGCAGTTGCTTGCTGACCTGTTCTACCTTCCTTATGAGCATGGACCCAAAGGAGCACAGATGTTAAGAGAGTTCCAGTGGCTTCGAGCAAATAGCAGTGTTGTTAGTGTCAATTGCAAAGGAAAAGACTCTGAAAAA ATTGAAGAATGGCGGTCACGAGCAGCCAAGTTTGAGGAGATGTGCGGATTGGTGATGGGAATGTTCACTCGGCTCTCCAACTGTGCCAACAGGACAATCCTTTATGACATGTACTCCTATGTTTGGGATATCAAGAGTATAATGTCTATGGTGAAGTCTTTTGTACAGTGGTTAG GGTGTCGTAGTCATTCTTCAGCACAGTTCTTAATTGGAGACCAAGAACCCTGGGCCTTTAGAGGTGGTCTAGCAGGAGAGTTCCAG CGTTTGCTGCCTATTGATGGGGCAAATGATCTCTTTTTTCAACCACCCCCACTGACTCCTACCTCCAAAGTTTATACTATCAGACCATATTTTCCTAAAGATGAG GCTTCCGTGTACAAGATTTGCAGAGAAATGTATGACGATGGAGTGGGTTTACCTTTTCAAAGTCAGCCTGACCTTATTGGAGACAA GTTAGTAGGAGGGCTACTTTCCCTCAGCCTGGATTACTGTTTTGTCCTAGAAGATGAAGATGGCATATGTGGTTATGCCCTGGGCACTGTAGATGTTACCCCCTTCattaagaaatgtaaaatttcctGGATTCCCTTCATGCAGGAGAAGTATACCAAACCAAATGGTGACAAAGAACTCTCTGAGGCTGAG aaaataatgtTGAGTTTCCATGAAGAGCAGGAAGTATTGCCAGAAACTTTCCTTGCCAACTTCCCTTCCCTGATAAAGATGGATATTCACAAAAAAGTAACTGATCCAAGCGTAGCCAAAAGCATGATGGCTTGCCTCCTGTCTTCACTGAAGGCTAATG gCTCCCGGGGGGCTTTCTGTGAAGTGAGACCAGATGATAAAAGAATTCTGGAATTTTACAGCAAGTTAGGCTGTTTTGAAATTGCAAAAATGGAAGGATTTCCAAAGGATGTGGTTATACTTGGTCGAAGCCTGTGA
- the OGA gene encoding protein O-GlcNAcase isoform X2 — MVQKESQAALEERESELNSNPAASAGASLEPPAAAAPGEDNPAGAGGAAVVGAAGGARRFLCGVVEGFYGRPWVMEQRKELFRRLQKWELNTYLYAPKDDYKHRMFWREMYSVEEAEQLMTLISAAREYEIEFIYAISPGLDITFSNPKEVSTLKRKLDQVSQFGCRSFALLFDDIDHNMCAADKEVFSSFAHAQVSITNEIYQYLGEPETFLFCPTEYCGTFCYPNVSQSPYLRTVGEKLLPGIEVLWTGPKVVSKEIPVESIEEVSKIIKRAPVIWDNIHANDYDQKRLFLGPYKGRSTELIPRLKGVLTNPNCEFEANYVAIHTLATWYKSNMNGVRKDVVMTDSEDSTVSIQIKLENEGSDEDIETDVLYSPQMALKLALTEWLQEFGVPHQYSSRQVAHSGAKASVVDGTPLVAAPSLNATTVVTTVYQEPIMSQGAALSGEPTALTKEEEKKQPDEEPMDMVVEKQEETDHKNDSQILTEIVEAKMAEELKPMDTDKESIAESKSPEMSMQEDCISDIAPMQTDEQTNKEQFVPGPNEKPLYTVEPVTLEDLQLLADLFYLPYEHGPKGAQMLREFQWLRANSSVVSVNCKGKDSEKIEEWRSRAAKFEEMCGLVMGMFTRLSNCANRTILYDMYSYVWDIKSIMSMVKSFVQWLAFAAY; from the exons ATGGTGCAGAAGGAGAGCCAGGCGGCGCTGGAGGAGCGGGAGAGCGAGCTCAACTCCAACCCTGCCGCTTCCGCGGGGGCATCCTTGGAGCCGCCAGCAGCTGCGGCCCCTGGAGAAGACAACCCAGCCGGGGCCGGGGGAGCAGCGGTGGTCGGGGCGGCAGGAGGGGCTCGGAGGTTCCTATGTGGCGTCGTAGAAG GATTTTATGGAAGACCTTGGGTTATGGAACAGAGAAAAGAACTCTTTAGAAG GCTCCAGAAGTGGGAATTAAATACATACTTATATGCCCCAAAAGATGACTACAAACATAGGATGTTTTGGCGAGAGATGTATTCTGTGGAGGAAGCtg AGCAACTTATGACTCTCATCTCTGCTGCACGGGAATACGAGATAGAGTTCATCTATGCTATCTCACCTGGTTTGGATATTACCTTTTCTAACCCCAAGGAAGTATCTACATTGAAACGCAAACTGGACCAG GTTTCTCAGTTTGGGTGCAGGTCATTTGCCTTGCTTTTTGATGATATTGACCATAATATGTGTGCAGCAGACAAAGAGGTATTCAGTTCTTTTGCTCATGCCCAGGTCTCCATCACAAATGAAATTTATCAGTACTTAGGAGAGCCAGAAACTTTCCTCTTCTGTCCCACAG AATATTGTGGCACTTTCTGTTATCCAAATGTGTCTCAGTCTCCTTATTTAAGGACTGTGGGTGAAAAGCTTCTACCTGGAATTGAGGTGCTTTGGACAG GTCCTAAAGTTGTTTCTAAAGAAATTCCGGTGGAGTCCATTGAAGAGGTTTCTAAAATTATTAAGAGAGCTCCAGTAATCTGGGATAACATTCATGCTAATGATTATGATCAGAAGAGACTATTTCTGGGGCCATACAAGGGAAGATCCACAGAACTCATCCCACGTTTAAAAGGAGTCCTTACTAATCCAAATTGTGAATTTGAAGCTAACTATGTTGCCATCCACACCCTTGCCACCTGGTACAAATCAAACATGAATGGAGTGAGAAAAGATGTAGTGATGA cTGATAGTGAAGACAGTACTGTATCAATCCAAATAAAGCTAGAAAATGAAGGCAGTGATGAAGATATTGAAACTGATGTGCTCTATAGTCCACAGATGGCTCTAAAGTTAGCTTTAACAGAATGGTTGCAGGAGTTTGGTGTACCTCATCAGTATAGCA GTAGGCAAGTTGCACACAGTGGAGCTAAAGCAAGTGTAGTTGATGGGACACCCTTAGTTGCAGCGCCCTCTTTAAATGCCACAACTGTAGTTACAACAGTTTATCAGGAGCCCATTATGAGCCAGGGAGCAGCCTTGAGTGGTGAGCCTACAGCTCTgaccaaggaagaagaaaagaaacagccaGATGAGGAACCCATGGACATGGTAGtggaaaaacaagaagaaacagacCACAAGAATGACAGTCAAATACTAACTGAAATTGTTGAAGCTAAAATGGCTGAGGAATTGAAACCAATGGACACAGATAAAGAGAGCATAGCTGAatcaaaatccccagagatgtcTATGCAGGAAGATTGCATTAGTGATATTGCCCCTATGCAAACTGATGAACAGACAAACAAGGAGCAGTTTGTGCCAGGTCCAAATGAAAAGCCTTTGTACACTGTGGAACCAGTGACTTTGGAGGATTTGCAGTTGCTTGCTGACCTGTTCTACCTTCCTTATGAGCATGGACCCAAAGGAGCACAGATGTTAAGAGAGTTCCAGTGGCTTCGAGCAAATAGCAGTGTTGTTAGTGTCAATTGCAAAGGAAAAGACTCTGAAAAA ATTGAAGAATGGCGGTCACGAGCAGCCAAGTTTGAGGAGATGTGCGGATTGGTGATGGGAATGTTCACTCGGCTCTCCAACTGTGCCAACAGGACAATCCTTTATGACATGTACTCCTATGTTTGGGATATCAAGAGTATAATGTCTATGGTGAAGTCTTTTGTACAGTGGTTAG CGTTTGCTGCCTATTGA